The Desulfuromonas acetoxidans DSM 684 sequence CTATCGCCATTTCTCCGGCAAAGAAGAAATCCTTGAGTCTGTTAGCGGCTTACTTCAAGACCGCCTTTTAGGCAATGTCAGGAGGGTTTGTGCAGAAACAGACGATCCGCTCAAACGTTTGCACCTGTTATTACAGTCTCATCTCAACCTTGTGCTCAAGGGCAGCGGCATTCCTCGTTATGTGTTTGCCACGGGCTCGGAAGGTGTCAATCGACAAGAAAGTACGCTCTAAGCACTTT is a genomic window containing:
- a CDS encoding TetR/AcrR family transcriptional regulator; the protein is MIANNDSQKTTPLTKRLATAIRREQIAETSLKLISLHGLEALNIVAIAEDIGLAPSAIYRHFSGKEEILESVSGLLQDRLLGNVRRVCAETDDPLKRLHLLLQSHLNLVLKGSGIPRYVFATGSEGVNRQESTL